Below is a genomic region from Longimicrobiales bacterium.
CACCAGAACGCGGACCATTCTGGTCGATGATCACGTGGCGGGCTACGTCGCCGGCTGGGAAGGAGGCGGCAGACGTCTGATCGCGTACTGGATCGGAAGGAAGTACACACCGCCCGTCCGATCACGGCCGCAGGTGAACCCGGGCGTCGGAAGGCGCACCAGGAGGTGGAGAATGGTCCAGGAAGGAGCCGCTCCAATTCGCCTCAACGCTGCCGTGCCGCAGTTTACGGTCCCCGACCTGGTGCGGACGGCGGAGTACTACCGCGATGTGCTGGGCTTTCAGATTGCGGGGTTCTGGGATGGAGAGCAGACGACCAGCACGCCCACGATTCCGCCGTCCTTCGCCGTCGTCTGGAGGGACGACATCGAGATCTTCTTCAACCGGGCAACAGGGCCGGTGAAGCGGGAGCGGGCTCCCGGCGCGTACGACGTGTATGTGCGGGTGACCGGCGTCGACGCGCTCGTCGCAGAGCTCATTCGCCGCGGCGCCGAGATCGTCGATGGTCCGGGTGACCGGATGTACGAGCAACGCGAGGTCGTGGTGCGCGACTGCAACGGGCTCATTCTCGCATTTGGAGAGCCCTCCTCCTAGCGGCGCGGTGGTGGCGGTCAGCCCATCGAAGGCTTGCCACCCGTCCAACCGGCAAGCCAGGCCCCGGTTACCCATTCGGAGTCGCATTCCGGCCCTGATGCGGACACTGGCAGCGCCGCCGGCAGACTGTGACCTGCCGATCATTTGACGGGGTTGGCTACATGGACGTCCCGACGAATCCGCATCCATCCTCGGACCCGCCATGCCACGCCCGCGCTATGTCGTTGCCCTCTTCGGTCTCGCGCCAATCGCAGTGGCCGGATGCAACACCCTTCTCGGCTCCGATGTCCGCGACGAGCCAGCGGTCATCATTTTCCACGGCGACACGACGGCCATCGAGGCTCCTTCCCTCACACCGACGGGTACCAGCTTCGTGGTCACCGTGCAGACCTTCGGCGGTGGCTGCACCCGCGAGGTCGCTCGCACGGATGTGGGGACGACCGTCCCGGGCGTCGTCGACATCTATCCGGTGAATCGTACGCGCATGCCACGTGAAGCCAATGAGGGATGCGCGGATGACCTGCTCGAGCTCCGCCATTCAGCCACCGTCCATGCATCGACGCCTGGCCCTCTCGTGCTTCGAGTGCATGGCGTGCAGCGCGGCGGTGTGACCGGCTCCACGACTGGCGCGGCTGTCGTGGAACGCACCGTCATGGTCCAATAACGGGGCTCCTGTCGGCGCCCGGTGCCGCCTGGCGCGGCGCGAGGGGCCGTCACACGGCGTGGCCTCGCCGTGCACCAGGCTTGCCGGACCTGAGGCGGCGGGGCATCTTCGGCTCCGGACATGCGCTTCACGACGCCCGTTCGCTCCACCGCCGCCGGTGAGCCGGGGCGCTAGATCCTGGCTTCCTCTCTCCGTAGTCGATATGCTGGCGCGTCACCTATTCCCCAGGCTTCGTGCGTGGGTCACTGCCGGCGTGCTGACGGCAATCGTGGCGCCGTGTTCGTCGGGGCAGGTCGTGAGCGGCATGATCGTCGGCGAACGAACGATGCGGCCCGTGGGCGGTGCGCGGGTCGCCCTGGTCGACGAGGCGGCCAGCGGCGTCTTCGCGCAGACGACCGCCGATAGCGTCGAGGCATTCTTCCATCTCGCCGCGCCTCGTCCAGGCCAGTACAGGCTCCGTATCACGCAAGGGCGTGGCGGAATCGTCTATAGCCCGCAGTTCACCCTCGACTCTGGCCAGGTGCTGGAACAGGTGTTCGCGGTGCCGCCCTTGCCCGGCGCGATGCTGGATGCGTACCCCAGCGGTGAAGTGACCCGCGTGGCGGTGCCCAAGCGAGGCCAGCGCGCCCCGCTCTATCCCCAGTCGCAGCGCGACGCGGCGGGGGAAGGAGTCGTCCGCGTAGTCGTGGTAGTCCAGGCGAATGGACGGCCGCAGATGGACACGTTTCGCGTCCTCGAATCGCCGCATCCGGACTTCACGCGCGCCGTGCAGCGCGCGGTGCGACGCTGGCGATTCATCCCGGCAGAACGTGATGGGATCGCGGTCGCTCAAGTCAAGCCGTTAGCCTTCGACTTCGGTATCGGCGAACGGCCATCGGTGCTGCCGGACGACGAGGAGGGCGCTGTGGTGATTCGGGCGCTCTGTGTGACGCGAACGCCGTAACGGGCTTCGTGACTCCTGTGCAGCTGCACGTACGAGTTCAGCCCCGGGACGTCGTCCGGCAGCGTCACGCGGCGTGGCGCAGCCACTTGTCACCCCGTAGGGGCGACCCGCATCCTTGTCGCCGCTCTTCGACCCGTCGGTCGCCGAGCGACTGAACCAGGACGGTCGCGAGGACGCGGCCGAGATGGAGCGAGCGTCTGCTCCACAGCGATCCACCTGATGGCGCGGCCGACAGCCGGCGCGCGCCCGTGGCAGTCGCAGCGCCCGCGGAACCGCCGCCCGTGGCGCGTCCCGCATCCTCATACCGTTTCCGGAGCAGCCGATCATGCGAATGCACACCATGCTCGCGTCCGCAGGCCTTGCATTGACCGTCGTGGCCTGCGACGTCAGCGAGCGCGCCGTGACAACGTCCGTCGGAGATGGGCCGTCGTTCGTGATCTCCCAGGATCCGTACCCCCTGCCGATCAACTGTCCCTCA
It encodes:
- a CDS encoding VOC family protein — protein: MVQEGAAPIRLNAAVPQFTVPDLVRTAEYYRDVLGFQIAGFWDGEQTTSTPTIPPSFAVVWRDDIEIFFNRATGPVKRERAPGAYDVYVRVTGVDALVAELIRRGAEIVDGPGDRMYEQREVVVRDCNGLILAFGEPSS
- a CDS encoding TonB family protein is translated as MIVGERTMRPVGGARVALVDEAASGVFAQTTADSVEAFFHLAAPRPGQYRLRITQGRGGIVYSPQFTLDSGQVLEQVFAVPPLPGAMLDAYPSGEVTRVAVPKRGQRAPLYPQSQRDAAGEGVVRVVVVVQANGRPQMDTFRVLESPHPDFTRAVQRAVRRWRFIPAERDGIAVAQVKPLAFDFGIGERPSVLPDDEEGAVVIRALCVTRTP